attttttttactcgtaatatataaaataaagtaacaTTCACATAATATTAATGACGTGACAGACATTAATATATGTTGCATATTAACAAATAAGTCTGAATTGTCACAAGTTTTATAAATCTAATCCATTCCTTTATCACCCAAATTACGATTGTCgaatttctttgaaaattaaaaCTCATTATAAAAAGTTCTATGTAAAAAGTATATATTAGTTTGTTGTTATATATCTTGAATAACGATCGAGGTAttttaaccaaaaaaacaagaaaaacaagaaaaaagattaCAGATTCGTTATCTGTCGTCATGTCCCGAAAAGAATCAAACCGTTTGAATATATCAAAACAAGACCAGCAATTTTAATAATGACAATTCGAAAAACTATTGAGGATGTGGCCTGCAGAATGAGTCATCCAAAAGGCAAaaggtcatatatatatatatatacatacatatatatatatatatataacaagacGTTTTAGCAACAAATATTGGTGACCAACTCAAACCAAACCACAATCTTCATCTTCCATCAACGCGCATTACGGCATTATAACAAACACATGATGTCCAAACCGAGACATTCATGTAATATTGTATTCCAATGCAACGCAAAAACCACCGCTCTCTGTATTCAACCGGGCACTTTTGGTTTCACTGGTCAAGCCTATATAAAgctttaataaaatgaaaaacccgCATATAATATTTGTCTGATTCTTTTCTTTGACTTTTGAGCACGCGCGAAAGAGACGGCGAAAGGACAACGAAGCTTCTACGTCAAACCGAATATTGAAACTTGAAAGAGCGAATCCACTTGGAACCTCACAACTCTCTCTGCATTATTTGCCAGTGGGATTCTTTTTTCACGGGTATAGGTTCTTGGAGGCTCACcacaaattcattttttgtcCTTTCACGCACTTCCCATCACCGCCAACCCTACTAACCCAATCAGTATCACGGCAATGtacaaagtaattaaaaaaaaaaaaaatgtaggcgcacaattttttttaataaaaataaatttataaattaatataatttaatgtgataaattaaattttaaaattattttaattataaatatatctactatatcatatcaaaatatgtCTTTTATAAAGTTTCTTATCCAATAACACTTTAAAAgctgacatatatatatatatgttttgaatttattaataataaaatttcaatACATTCTTTAAACTATTAGaaaacacaaaattaaaattataggAAAAGCCTCCTCTAAAAGGACAGCTCTGCTGCTTTGGTTTACGTACTTTTCAACAGTGACACTTTGAGGAAAACCGAAAAGATGGACGGTGGGGTAATGATCCCGATAAGATCGGTTGTGCATTCGATCCATAAAATGCAGGGATTAAACTTTATTCATAAAAGGAGCTCTTACCTTGAATTATTGCCTTTCCTTCCTTAGCTATAATATTTGGCCACAATTTGTTTGGGATTTTTCCAATTAAGGTGGTTTCTGTGTACACGCAAGACAAAAATAGGGAGAAATTGTACTTTTCAGTTTTTcccaataaattattattattttttaaatgataatttcctataaattttttaattttaaattaataatatatttttacatcaGCTGAAACTGatcaataattttaatataaaaaatagatgacGTGGCATAATTATCActatttataaaacttttgcCACGTTTATTTTGTTAGGAAATATGACCTGGTAGGATTAAAAATGATGAACTGATTTAAGTAGGATGATCCGAACCTCGAGGCGGGACCTGGTGTCACTTTCTTTTCATAAAGCACCGACCCCTTTTGGACCGTTTGCGTTAattaatgaatgaatgaaatggCACATCTGTCCCTTAAATTGCGGGGCCTGTGGATCTAACGGACGGACTTTGCTTTATGCCAACAATTGGGCCTTTCGCACAGATGTACTGGGTCGACATGTAGTCGCTGCAGTCAGGTTTCTTTCATACAACTTTTTGTTGGTGTATTATTTGTGAATAGTCGAGCTTCCGAAGTGTGAATCAAAGATAGGCCTTCCCCCTAATGGGCCTGCCTTTTCGGACTGAATCTGCGGGCTTAAACCCAACCGCTGGAGCTCTTACTAGTacaattttttaagtatttttttaactttttttaatatatttttattaggaCTTATCAAACATTATTCAGCCCTGAAAATGAAGGGTGTACGTCGCCCTTGGTGACGTGGTCTTTTCTCATAAAACAAATCCACGCACTCAACGCCCTTTCCGTCGAGATTTATTTTTCCAATCCGGGATTCGGGAATGCAGGCAGCAAGAGATCAAGACTGGTTTCTCTTGACCTGCTTTCTGCTCCCCAAAGTAAAGCCTGAAACTGGGAGGCTGAAGCcggaattaaaaaaatgatagttgtagtcatgattatataaatattgtgtaattttaaaaaaataaataaattaataagagaCTCAcgtaaaaaaaaactaattttttaaattgtaaattttatttattttttaaataattatacagtatTTACACGTTTCACGATTGTATATCATTACTCCACTTCTTATTTTCCCGTTTCATGATACATGTGAttgtaatactttttttttcctttaaatcatCCATCTGACAAGTGCATGGCACTTTCTCTGCATCCCTCTTATCTCTCTCACATGATTGACTATGTTTCTCGTGATTCTAGAGTTCTTTGGATCAATCGGATGTGTAAAGACAAACCCATATTATTCTTTTtggaaaatttattaatttgtttctGCCTTTAATCTGAAAAAAACAGAGCCAAAAGCCATTCTCCACAACGTCTCATGCCTctcaccaaaagaaaaaaagaagaagaagctgaaaTAAGGACTGCATATGTATGGTTGAACTGAATCTTCATGTGAATAACCacagttttttgtttctttccctTTACCGGAATTCGCAAAAGGTGTGATTCTGCAAAAATATAGTGTCGTTATACTCGGAGGACTTCTCTCCTCTAATATAATGTGAATTAATTACTTGTCCCAAAAAGCCAAAACCACCAAATGAAACCGAAAGTTCGTATGTACGCGCGCTGTATTGGCTACTGTAATTAATATAGACGTAGAAAAGGCTGATATTTTCTGATATCTTCAAGACAAATCCAGGTTATTAAGGGtaggtactctctctctctctctctctctctctctctctctctctctctctctctctctcatttattgATTGCTGAAGTAACATCGTTTATGGTCCACATACATCTGCTGATCTTAGCTAGGTTTCTGTAGATATAGAAGACCATTATAAATAAGAACATTGGCAATCCACACCTTGCTTCCCACATGAGACAGTCCTCAAATTTCTGAACTCGTTCCAAAGAAAACTCTCCCACAATCCGACTTCAATTAAAGCTATCCTTCATCCTCATGGCTCCACACACAGAAAATCCCATCGGGTCCCACTACAAGAGGGAAAACGTTAGTAAGCCACCACCAAAGCTTTCAATGGCAAGTCTCCAAAGAACAATATCCGACATCTCATTGGAGCTAAGCAAAGAAGACATCGACGCACACCTCCCACCCATATCGGAGGTAGAGGAGGCCCTGTGCGAGTGCTGTGGCATGTCAGAAGAGTGCACCCCGGAATACATAAATAGCGTGCGTGAAAAGTTCTCGGGGAAGTTAATCTGTGGGCTGTGCGCTGTGGCTGTGAGTGAAGAGATGGAGAAGAATGGAGTGAAAAGAGAGGAGGCTTTGAATAAGCACATGACTGCGTGTGTCAGGTTCAACAGGATTGGAAGGTCATATCCTGCGTTGTACCAAGCTGAGGCCATCAAAGAGATTTTGAAGAAGAGCCCAAGATCAAACAGAGCCAAGTCTCAGAGTCCAAGAGATAAGGTGGTTGATCTAAAGAAGGGTGGGCTTGCAAGGAGCTCAAGTTGTATTCCGGCGATCACGAGGGAGGTTGTACGTCGACCGGACTGTGGTCAATGACTGAGCCACCAAAGAGGATGGGGCCGTactttcttattatatatatatatatatatgttggtgcATGATCATCAGCTAGCTCGCGAGAAATCTGCATGGCCAATTATATTATTTGGGTGTAGCTATTCGCCAGTGGTTGCCTGCAGCCACTTTTGCCTTTTCTCATACCCCCAACGTTTGCTACATGCCCTGTCCAAGAGCAGTGGCATTTTTGTAGATGAAACGATAAATTACATGCACCTCTTGAAGACTTTCAACATCTCTTTCCCCTACACTAACTTACATCGAATCTCAATCTGCTCGGACTTTCACTGCATGCAAGGGCTAGTTGTTAGACGACGTTgtcaagaaaaaaatcatatatatcattCTAATTTCATCAAGTGATCTGTAACGATGGGTACTTAGTTTGTAAGCAATAGTATCTCGGCCGGTGATAGATAAAAGCCACCGAAGTTCTTCACCGATTgcgtaattttttaaatttgtttaaaattctttaaaacatttttaaaaaataaataaaaatcataaattcataagaaAACACTTCCTTAAACATTAAATAAATCAGCGACTCCCCTCGGTCAGAGTAGAGttttcctaatatatatatttaatttgaaatttagtAATCATGAGTATATTTGCACTTTATCTTCAAGTGCACTGGTTGATTTGTAGTTAGCATGCATCAATATCAATCCCAATCAAGACTTTCCAATTTTAATTATGATAAACTTTTGCAAAACAACAATATTGCTTGATCTTCAAATTTTATTCTGGATCTCAATAAAGATAtagacaaatgaaaaaaatggagaaagttATATTGATATAGAAAAAGATAGATGAAAAGAAATAGGAAGcgaaagaaataatttaaaaagagagggagagatatATATACGGgaaaaagttatataaaaatgagttttgttactTATAAGTAAAGTcacgtatcaatactgattcattcatattcaaaatttaaattagcacgattttcaatcaaatctactttttgaccaatctcattagattgatgtatatattaatacgtaatgatgcttgtaactaaatttttcctataaaaatatatattatggtatCAAAAACACGTTTAGATTGGTACGTAGTACCGCATGTAAAGAGTTATTTCACATATATTCCCTTGCATAGTCGATCGGATTAGTCTCTAATATTCCCTTGCATGGTCGATTGGATAGTTTATATTAATCTccctctcatttttattttttggataattTGTTGCTACATAATATTTGCAccactaattattatttttatatataggtaCTTGGGTTCATATAATTTGCAATAggtttgagttgaaaaatatatataaaaaaagaaaaagttaaaactaataaaaaattaaattaataatattttattattattttgactaataaatatacctttacagagagagagagagaggggctgcGATCGGAAACCGCCTAAAAAACTGTGATCGGAAACCGCCTAAAAGTTAACTAGTAGAGAATCGAGACGGTCCTTTTGTTTTTGGCCGAagaatgagtagaatttttcgtTACAAAAGATAGGTTCGAGTGGCATACGTATATACAGAATGTCAATAaacaagtattttatttttaaatcagtcTGTTGGGAGAAACTTGGGCCTGTCGTCTCCAGGCTTGTAGTTAACCTGTGACTCGTAGAAGATGTGGCCGAGTCCGAGACCCACAAATTTTATTCAGCTTTAAGAAGGCCGTGCTTGGTTACACAAAAATGTATTGTAATGGGCTGCATCCATACGAAGATTAAGAAGGCCGTGACCCAAATAGAACACTGCAACTTCTGAGGGGGCGACAAAGCTCTCCTTTGGAATCCATCTATCTCGATTCtcctttttaaatattatttaaaagttaaatacaaatttttttaatcttttttttgcttttgaaaaattcaatttaCTGATCTATTCACTATCTAATCAttccaattttttcaaatttctaaacaaaatacaaaaaataattaaaaattttcaaattctaaaataaaaataatattaaaaaataattttataataatattttaacttataatatttttatttaattttttctcttttatttttgaaaacttCAAAAAGAGTACTTTTAACTCAAAACATTTTACTGTTATCGACAAACTACTTCACTACTGCTCGCAGTTCTCTCTTTTCATTCCATTCTCCAAATTAATGTGGTCAAAATCAACTAAttaggaaaagagagagaaatataaaTGGTGCTTTTTGACTGCTAATTCTCTCTTCTAGTTCCCGATCGAGCTTCATTTAATTTCCTCTCTCCGTTCTTAAAAATATTCTACAGCTTTGATCATCTATATGACTACAAGCATGCAGTTTAAGATATATATGGTAAGATCGGGCCAGTTGAATTACAAAGATGCACTTACGTCTgtctcatgcatgcatgtgctttAGCAAAACACAATCAAATCGGATTCCTTACAGTGGATCTCGTGAGTCCTCACGAGTATGGAAAACGATTAGTATTTCATACCCTAGCTCGAACATGCACCCACGCACGATCCTTCCATGTCTTCTCCAATATCGATCGTTGCTGCACTGCAAATTGCAGAAAaagccctagctagctagctagctacatgGCTACTGCCTGGCCACTGGCCAATCCTACTAGCTCTGCAATTTGCACATTAATGGAAAAGCAACCGGCCTCATCCGTaaaatttgagatattttagCCTGTAAAGCGTTCAATCCTCTTGGAAATTGTCGATCGATAAGCTAGCTTAGCTAGCTATTATGACAACTAAATCGACTTCCCTGTTGATTATATCCACTTTAAGATCAGATCGATTCTTCTCACTTTTAAAAGACCCAAAGCAGCCAATTTTTTGTACGTACAAATGTATATATGAGTCTGAATTGAAGTGAACCTAACTTCTTTAGAAAGAAATGGCATCATCACTTACTGAAGTAGAGGTATTCCATCTCCTTTAcctcatcatatatatatatatatatatattagtgtcGTTAATTTAGTGTTGCATTGCTTATTTCACTTGTTATATTATCGAGCTAATGCATGGCCTGGTTACCCCTCTCTCTATGCTACTCTCCAAAATGAACAGATCAGGCTGCGAAAGGTGGTCTCCAACATCTCTGTGGAGATAGAAAAATATAGCAAGGAATTAGAGACCATTGGCATAGTCAATGAAGTCGAGCAAGCTGAATGCAAATGCTGTGGCCTCAAAGAGGACTGCACCCCGGCCTACATCGTAGAAGTTCAAGAATATTATTCAGGAAATTGGGTATGCGGCCTTTGTTCCGAAGCTGTAAAAGAAAGGCTAATTCGAGCTCCAAAAACATCCACCGGAGACGCGGTTGCCTCTCACAGGGAGTTTTTCCAGAAATTCAACAATACAGCCAGGCTCAACCCGAACCTCTCATTGGCATGCAAACTGAGAGATATAGCGAAAAGAAGTTGTGAAAACAGGAGCTCCAAGAACTCGTCAATGACAAAGTTAGCCCGAAGCACGAGCTGTTTTCCAAAGATTGATCTTAGAgactaattataatattaattagtttAGCAATATTGATGGCCAAACTCCTTAC
This genomic window from Carya illinoinensis cultivar Pawnee chromosome 7, C.illinoinensisPawnee_v1, whole genome shotgun sequence contains:
- the LOC122316408 gene encoding uncharacterized protein LOC122316408; this translates as MASSLTEVEIRLRKVVSNISVEIEKYSKELETIGIVNEVEQAECKCCGLKEDCTPAYIVEVQEYYSGNWVCGLCSEAVKERLIRAPKTSTGDAVASHREFFQKFNNTARLNPNLSLACKLRDIAKRSCENRSSKNSSMTKLARSTSCFPKIDLRD
- the LOC122315246 gene encoding uncharacterized protein LOC122315246, with the translated sequence MAPHTENPIGSHYKRENVSKPPPKLSMASLQRTISDISLELSKEDIDAHLPPISEVEEALCECCGMSEECTPEYINSVREKFSGKLICGLCAVAVSEEMEKNGVKREEALNKHMTACVRFNRIGRSYPALYQAEAIKEILKKSPRSNRAKSQSPRDKVVDLKKGGLARSSSCIPAITREVVRRPDCGQ